In the Sphingomonas sp. LM7 genome, one interval contains:
- a CDS encoding acyl-[ACP]--phospholipid O-acyltransferase, whose translation MSAPDFSLLAKRRFGPLFVVQFLGAFNDNALKYAMLFLVNFTLYAADPGHSAMLAAIATGVFFVPYFLFSALAGQIADAWDKAKLVRAVKAAEVVFMAVGLVGLWLQSVPLLLLALFFMGCHSTIFGPVKYSILPQHLAPGEIMGGTGMIEAGTFLAILGGQLLPNFVPPWEAGLIATVLALAGLVASFFIPDAPPASPGLRVDPNPLRSTWQVLRTAHDGRDIWLCILGISWFFAVGAVLLNDFAPLVSNTLGAGKPVVTLFLLVFSLSIALGSLAVNRLLKGRVSARYVPVSALLMAASMIDLWLSTRSFVITAPGANIAAFVQAPGSWRVLIDLAVMAFSGGMFIVPLYALLQTNSPVAERSRIIAANNIVNAIVAVLVMVVVAGMAASGVSIPAVIAIMGFATLIVALISCWLLPETVIKRLIRATLQFLYRVEVHGAENMPRSGDRAVVVVNHVSWLDGLLLAVFLPGKPVFAVHTAVAASWWIKPALKLFRAFPVDPTNPMSTKAMVKAVKAGNTLVIFPEGRITVTGALMKVFDGPGMVADKADAPIVPVRIDGAQYSSFSKLRGKVRLRMFPRITLTVLPPRHVEIEGTMTARQRRAIAGRRLYDEMSAMIFATSDTDRTLFQALLDAKDINGGGAKIVEDIKREPMSYKKLIVGSMALGRAFDSLARQGEAVGVLLPNVSSVVATFFALQRIGRVPAMLNYTAGLANLKAACGAAEVATIVTARAFITQGKLEPIVEGLEAEGRRIVYLEDIAAGIGTLAKLRALFAARWAGRLHRRRNVAPDSPAVILFTSGSEGLPKGVVLTHRNLLANCQQLSARIDFNSSDLVLNALPVFHSFGLTGGTLLPILSGIRTLLYPNPLHYRIVPALAYDANATILFGTDTFLAGYARMGHSYDFYSVRYIFAGAERVRDETRKIWSEKFGVRIFEGYGATEAAPVIAVNTPMHFKAGSVGRLLPNIEAKVEPVPGIAEGGKLSIRGPNIMAGYMKADAPGVLQPPEGGWHDTGDIVSIDDNGFVTIRGRAKRFAKIGGEMVSLPAVEGYAASLWPDSDHAAVTRADPRKGEQLVLFTTRKDAKASELQAWGKANGIAELAIPRDIRQVAELPVLGTGKLDYVAMTALAGETPAAAKPVPQPNLL comes from the coding sequence ATGTCCGCGCCAGACTTTTCGCTGCTTGCCAAGCGCCGCTTCGGTCCGCTGTTCGTCGTCCAGTTTCTGGGCGCGTTCAACGACAACGCGCTCAAATACGCGATGCTGTTCCTCGTCAACTTCACGCTCTACGCCGCCGATCCCGGCCATTCGGCGATGCTCGCGGCGATTGCGACGGGGGTGTTCTTCGTCCCTTATTTCCTGTTCTCCGCGCTGGCCGGGCAGATTGCCGATGCGTGGGACAAGGCGAAGCTGGTCCGCGCGGTCAAGGCGGCCGAAGTGGTGTTCATGGCCGTGGGGCTTGTCGGACTGTGGCTGCAATCGGTGCCGCTGCTGCTGCTCGCCTTGTTCTTCATGGGCTGCCATTCGACGATCTTCGGACCCGTCAAATATTCGATCCTGCCCCAGCATCTTGCCCCGGGCGAGATCATGGGCGGCACCGGCATGATCGAGGCGGGGACCTTCCTCGCGATCCTCGGCGGCCAGCTGCTCCCCAACTTCGTGCCGCCCTGGGAAGCGGGGCTGATCGCGACGGTGCTGGCACTGGCCGGGCTGGTCGCGAGTTTCTTCATCCCCGACGCGCCCCCCGCCAGTCCTGGCCTGCGCGTCGATCCCAATCCGCTGCGCTCGACCTGGCAGGTGCTCCGCACCGCGCATGACGGCCGCGACATCTGGCTGTGCATCCTCGGGATCAGCTGGTTTTTCGCAGTCGGCGCGGTGCTGCTCAACGATTTCGCGCCCCTGGTGTCGAACACGCTCGGCGCGGGCAAGCCAGTAGTCACCTTGTTCCTGCTGGTCTTCTCGCTCTCGATCGCCTTGGGCTCGCTGGCGGTCAACCGGCTGCTCAAGGGCCGGGTGTCGGCGCGCTACGTCCCGGTTTCGGCGTTGCTGATGGCAGCGAGCATGATCGATCTGTGGTTGTCGACACGCAGTTTCGTGATCACTGCGCCGGGCGCGAATATCGCCGCCTTCGTCCAGGCGCCAGGCAGCTGGCGCGTGCTGATCGACCTTGCCGTGATGGCGTTTTCGGGCGGCATGTTCATCGTGCCGCTCTACGCGCTGCTCCAGACCAACAGCCCGGTCGCCGAGCGCTCGCGGATCATCGCGGCCAACAACATCGTCAATGCGATCGTTGCGGTGCTGGTGATGGTGGTCGTCGCCGGGATGGCGGCGAGCGGCGTGTCGATCCCCGCGGTGATTGCGATCATGGGCTTCGCGACGCTGATCGTCGCGCTGATCTCGTGCTGGTTGCTGCCCGAAACGGTGATCAAGCGGCTAATCCGCGCGACGCTGCAGTTCCTCTATCGTGTCGAGGTCCATGGCGCGGAGAACATGCCCAGGTCCGGCGACCGCGCGGTCGTGGTGGTCAATCATGTCTCGTGGCTCGACGGGCTGCTGCTCGCGGTGTTCCTGCCCGGCAAGCCGGTGTTCGCGGTCCACACCGCGGTCGCCGCGAGCTGGTGGATCAAGCCTGCGCTCAAGCTGTTCCGCGCCTTCCCCGTCGATCCGACCAACCCGATGTCGACCAAGGCGATGGTCAAGGCAGTCAAGGCCGGCAACACGCTGGTGATCTTCCCCGAAGGCCGCATCACCGTCACCGGCGCGCTGATGAAGGTATTCGACGGCCCCGGCATGGTCGCCGACAAGGCCGATGCGCCGATCGTCCCGGTGCGCATCGACGGCGCGCAATATTCCTCCTTCTCGAAGCTGCGCGGCAAGGTGCGGCTGCGCATGTTCCCCAGGATCACGCTGACCGTGCTGCCGCCGCGCCATGTCGAGATCGAAGGCACGATGACTGCGCGTCAGCGCCGCGCGATCGCCGGACGCCGCTTGTACGACGAGATGAGCGCGATGATCTTCGCCACCTCGGATACCGATCGCACGCTGTTCCAGGCGCTGCTGGATGCCAAGGACATCAATGGCGGCGGCGCCAAAATCGTCGAGGACATCAAGCGCGAGCCGATGAGCTACAAGAAGCTGATCGTCGGCAGCATGGCGCTGGGACGCGCGTTCGACTCGCTGGCCCGCCAGGGCGAGGCGGTCGGCGTGCTGCTTCCCAATGTGTCGAGCGTCGTCGCCACCTTCTTCGCACTCCAGCGGATCGGCCGCGTGCCGGCGATGCTCAACTACACCGCCGGCCTCGCCAATCTGAAGGCGGCGTGCGGCGCGGCCGAGGTCGCCACGATCGTCACCGCGCGTGCGTTCATCACTCAGGGCAAGCTCGAGCCGATCGTCGAAGGGCTCGAGGCCGAGGGCCGCCGGATCGTCTATCTCGAAGATATCGCCGCGGGCATCGGCACGCTCGCCAAGCTGCGTGCGCTGTTCGCCGCGCGTTGGGCCGGGCGGCTGCACCGTCGCCGCAACGTCGCGCCCGACAGTCCGGCGGTGATCCTGTTCACCAGCGGCAGCGAGGGCCTGCCCAAGGGCGTGGTGCTCACCCATCGCAATCTGCTCGCCAATTGCCAGCAGCTTTCGGCGCGGATCGACTTCAATTCGTCGGATCTGGTGCTCAATGCCTTGCCGGTGTTCCATAGCTTCGGGCTGACCGGCGGGACATTGCTGCCGATCCTCAGCGGCATCCGCACGTTGCTCTATCCCAATCCGCTCCACTACCGGATCGTGCCCGCGCTGGCCTATGACGCCAATGCGACGATCCTGTTCGGCACCGATACCTTCCTCGCCGGCTATGCGCGGATGGGGCACAGCTACGACTTCTATTCGGTCCGCTACATCTTCGCGGGTGCCGAGCGGGTTCGTGACGAGACGCGCAAGATCTGGTCCGAGAAGTTCGGCGTGCGCATCTTCGAAGGCTATGGCGCGACCGAGGCTGCGCCGGTGATCGCGGTCAACACGCCGATGCACTTCAAGGCCGGCAGCGTCGGCCGATTGCTGCCGAATATCGAAGCGAAGGTCGAGCCTGTCCCGGGCATCGCCGAGGGCGGCAAGCTCTCGATCCGCGGGCCCAACATCATGGCAGGCTATATGAAGGCCGACGCACCCGGGGTGCTGCAACCGCCCGAAGGTGGCTGGCACGACACCGGCGACATCGTGTCGATCGACGACAATGGCTTTGTGACGATTCGCGGCCGCGCCAAGCGCTTTGCCAAGATCGGCGGCGAAATGGTCTCACTTCCCGCAGTCGAAGGCTACGCCGCCAGCCTCTGGCCGGACTCAGACCACGCCGCCGTCACCCGCGCCGATCCGCGAAAGGGCGAGCAACTGGTGCTGTTCACGACGCGCAAGGATGCGAAGGCGAGCGAGCTTCAGGCGTGGGGCAAGGCGAATGGTATCGCCGAACTCGCCATCCCTCGCGATATCCGGCAAGTGGCGGAGCTGCCCGTGCTGGGCACCGGCAAGCTCGATTATGTTGCGATGACTGCGCTCGCCGGCGAAACACCGGCTGCCGCCAAGCCGGTGCCGCAACCGAATTTGCTCTGA
- a CDS encoding DUF2339 domain-containing protein has protein sequence MMVVALVLIGLVVVCAKLWHRAEELEARLSALEFGAAGFPPAHPEPERRSVARTLHRPEAPEPVWEPDPVADRQPDPVEPLQSAMAETFAGHEHYEEVSGSDFEAEAAESLPFEPQQSEPRTRSFTFEDVFGRYLPIWAGGVTLAVAGFLIVKYSIDAGLLSPLVRVICGLLFGAGLIAGAEVALRNGRIVRDARIRQALSGAGLATLYAAILVAANLYHLVGPMTAFAGLAAVTALAAILSLRFGAPSAVLGLVGGLAAPALIGSGSPNMPLLATYLALTVGGLCVLGRSQRWWWLGALAVTGGLGWGLLLIAGGLHDVATTLSVGALTLVVAIAFPLLLTGVQARAFQLISALAGCAQIAAVVATGGFAGLDWGLFALISIAIVWLSRREALFADLPVAGLATAMLLAVAWPDPAGMSLAFVLGGGAAIYGVPALWRLWRREGRLGDAVQLAVIALGAALAPITHYWALAGRMSFVPLALLGAAIAGSAAAAGWRNAGRSADARFATVALPAIVLGLLAAALALPVWALAPATAVAGLATLLLARASADDRIEYGSYAFGFAALSFLLGGEGANEVLRAIGPTDIAGTASSCVRWLVPALAAIGFALWAGRNSIRQLGQGAAVLLGYVAMAQLVPHLWQALIPAVMLAALALAGMRASLAALGTAALLSACWALQPLALWLTAACGALVGEPFTVTLLPAASDVALRIVAPLPGLILLLVRGELRAREREIGTVAAVLLGAVALHVPWKYVFAIDGEAMFVAFGMAERTLWEMLIVAAGMLAWRAGAQRIAAALGFAALLHFGWFTMLLHNPLWSLQDAGPWLVPAYAMAFFAIWWSARVVDGAAAERVRGWAFMALILLLAASQLRQAFHGTLLVAGPTIQSEDICRSLLAILLAIGFLQWGIRLGLRDWRIASLLLMLGAVGKVFLFDAAGLDGLLRIASFAALGFSLIGMGWLYSRYLPDAPDEAPLTDESHSIDTVLADIRG, from the coding sequence ATGATGGTGGTGGCGCTCGTCCTTATCGGCCTGGTCGTCGTGTGCGCGAAGCTGTGGCATCGCGCGGAGGAACTGGAGGCCCGCCTCAGCGCGCTGGAATTCGGTGCCGCCGGATTTCCGCCCGCCCATCCCGAGCCGGAAAGACGGTCCGTCGCCCGCACTCTCCATCGGCCCGAAGCGCCCGAGCCCGTGTGGGAGCCGGACCCCGTCGCCGATCGCCAGCCGGATCCGGTAGAGCCGCTGCAGTCGGCAATGGCCGAGACCTTTGCGGGTCATGAGCACTATGAGGAAGTCTCGGGCTCGGACTTCGAAGCGGAGGCGGCCGAATCGCTTCCGTTCGAGCCGCAACAGTCGGAGCCGCGCACGCGCAGCTTCACCTTCGAAGACGTTTTCGGCCGCTATTTGCCGATCTGGGCGGGTGGCGTCACGCTGGCGGTCGCCGGCTTCCTGATCGTCAAATATTCGATCGACGCCGGGCTGTTGTCGCCGCTGGTGCGCGTGATCTGCGGGCTGTTGTTCGGCGCGGGGCTCATTGCCGGCGCCGAAGTGGCGCTGCGCAACGGCCGAATCGTCCGTGACGCGCGAATCCGGCAGGCGCTGTCGGGCGCGGGACTGGCGACGCTCTACGCGGCGATCCTGGTCGCGGCCAATCTCTACCATCTCGTCGGGCCGATGACCGCATTCGCGGGGCTTGCCGCGGTGACGGCGCTGGCGGCGATTCTGTCGCTCCGCTTCGGCGCGCCGAGTGCGGTGCTGGGCTTGGTCGGCGGTCTCGCTGCGCCGGCGCTGATCGGCTCGGGATCGCCGAACATGCCGCTGCTGGCGACCTATCTGGCGCTGACCGTGGGCGGATTATGCGTGCTCGGCCGGTCGCAGCGCTGGTGGTGGCTTGGTGCGCTCGCGGTCACCGGCGGTCTCGGCTGGGGACTGCTGCTCATCGCCGGCGGCCTGCACGATGTCGCAACGACGCTTTCGGTGGGCGCGTTGACGCTGGTCGTCGCGATCGCCTTCCCGTTGCTGCTCACGGGCGTCCAGGCGCGGGCATTCCAGCTGATCAGCGCGCTGGCAGGCTGCGCCCAGATTGCCGCGGTCGTCGCGACCGGCGGGTTTGCCGGGCTCGACTGGGGACTGTTTGCGCTGATTTCGATTGCGATCGTCTGGCTGTCGCGCCGCGAAGCGCTGTTTGCCGACCTGCCGGTCGCCGGGCTCGCCACCGCCATGCTGCTGGCCGTCGCCTGGCCGGATCCGGCCGGGATGTCGCTGGCATTCGTCCTTGGCGGCGGCGCTGCGATCTATGGCGTGCCCGCACTCTGGCGCCTGTGGCGGCGCGAGGGGCGGCTGGGTGACGCCGTCCAGCTCGCCGTAATCGCGCTCGGTGCCGCCCTCGCGCCGATCACCCACTATTGGGCGCTGGCCGGGCGGATGAGCTTCGTGCCGCTTGCGCTGCTCGGCGCGGCGATTGCAGGCAGTGCCGCCGCGGCTGGCTGGCGCAATGCGGGCCGCAGCGCCGATGCACGGTTCGCCACGGTCGCGCTTCCCGCGATCGTGCTCGGCCTGCTCGCCGCAGCGCTCGCGCTGCCGGTCTGGGCGCTGGCGCCTGCAACGGCCGTCGCCGGGCTCGCCACATTGCTGCTCGCCCGCGCCTCGGCCGACGATCGTATCGAATATGGCAGCTATGCCTTCGGGTTCGCGGCGCTCTCGTTCCTGCTCGGTGGCGAAGGTGCGAACGAAGTGCTGCGCGCGATCGGCCCGACGGATATTGCCGGAACCGCGTCCAGCTGCGTCCGCTGGCTGGTGCCCGCGCTCGCGGCGATCGGCTTCGCGCTCTGGGCGGGACGAAACAGCATCCGCCAATTGGGGCAGGGGGCTGCGGTCCTGCTCGGCTATGTCGCTATGGCACAGCTGGTGCCGCATCTGTGGCAGGCGTTGATCCCGGCAGTCATGCTCGCTGCGCTGGCGCTGGCTGGAATGCGCGCGTCGTTGGCCGCGCTGGGCACCGCGGCGCTGCTCTCCGCCTGCTGGGCGCTGCAACCGCTCGCGCTCTGGCTGACCGCAGCCTGCGGCGCGCTGGTCGGCGAGCCCTTCACCGTCACGCTGCTCCCGGCGGCGAGCGATGTGGCGCTCCGTATCGTCGCGCCGCTACCTGGCCTGATCCTGCTACTGGTGCGCGGCGAGCTGCGCGCCCGGGAGCGCGAGATCGGCACGGTCGCCGCGGTGTTGCTCGGCGCGGTCGCGCTGCATGTCCCGTGGAAGTATGTGTTCGCGATCGACGGCGAGGCGATGTTCGTCGCATTCGGCATGGCCGAGCGCACCTTGTGGGAAATGCTGATCGTCGCCGCCGGCATGCTCGCGTGGCGCGCCGGGGCGCAGCGTATCGCTGCCGCGCTTGGGTTTGCCGCGCTGCTTCATTTCGGCTGGTTCACGATGCTGCTCCACAATCCGCTCTGGTCGCTCCAGGACGCGGGGCCATGGCTCGTCCCGGCCTATGCGATGGCGTTCTTCGCGATCTGGTGGTCGGCGCGCGTCGTCGATGGCGCGGCGGCGGAGCGTGTGCGCGGCTGGGCCTTCATGGCGCTGATCCTGCTGCTGGCGGCCTCGCAGCTGCGCCAGGCGTTTCACGGCACGTTGCTCGTCGCCGGGCCGACGATCCAGAGCGAGGACATCTGCCGCTCGCTGCTTGCCATCCTGCTCGCCATCGGCTTCCTGCAATGGGGCATCCGCCTTGGGCTGCGCGACTGGCGGATCGCCTCGCTGCTGTTGATGCTCGGCGCGGTGGGCAAGGTCTTCCTGTTCGACGCGGCGGGGCTCGACGGATTGCTGCGTATCGCATCGTTCGCGGCGCTGGGCTTCAGCCTGATTGGAATGGGGTGGCTCTACAGCCGCTATCTGCCCGACGCGCCCGACGAAGCGCCGTTGACCGATGAGTCACACTCGATCGATACCGTCTTAGCCGACATTCGGGGGTAA
- a CDS encoding TetR/AcrR family transcriptional regulator, protein MGRRSDHTRAELEALILSAGHALMAETGYAGFSAREVAKRIGYSVGTLYNVFDSLDDLVLAINTRTFVEWAASIAQRLEAAGKDRIAVLVDSYFDFATVNRNLWMAIYDHRLPEGALFPDRYAQRRRTLTVIVEEEIARVLPPDRADRAAPLARSLLATVHGHCVFALNGTFALLEEKHPREAALVRVREALAAAQASRD, encoded by the coding sequence ATGGGACGGCGATCGGATCATACGCGGGCCGAGCTGGAGGCGCTCATCCTGTCCGCGGGCCACGCACTGATGGCCGAGACCGGCTATGCCGGCTTCTCCGCGCGCGAAGTGGCCAAGCGGATCGGCTATTCGGTGGGCACGCTGTACAACGTCTTCGACTCGCTCGACGATCTGGTGCTGGCGATCAACACGCGCACCTTCGTCGAATGGGCGGCGTCGATCGCGCAGCGACTGGAAGCCGCCGGCAAGGATCGAATCGCGGTGCTGGTCGACAGCTATTTCGATTTCGCCACGGTTAACCGCAATCTGTGGATGGCGATCTATGATCATCGCCTGCCCGAGGGCGCCCTATTCCCCGACCGCTACGCGCAACGCCGGCGCACGCTGACCGTTATCGTCGAAGAAGAGATTGCGCGCGTGCTGCCACCGGATCGCGCGGACCGCGCCGCGCCGCTCGCCCGCTCGCTGCTTGCAACGGTGCACGGCCATTGCGTCTTCGCGCTCAACGGCACGTTCGCGCTGCTCGAGGAGAAACACCCGCGCGAAGCCGCGCTGGTCCGCGTGCGCGAGGCGCTGGCAGCAGCACAGGCATCCCGCGACTGA
- a CDS encoding nuclear transport factor 2 family protein: MTPELPKPIAEFVAANAHLNVDAMLKPFAADAVAHDMGKSHRGHAELRTWFEEEVIAVKAIFTPDTAREEDGRVVVEGPAHGDFKGSPIRFTYRFALEGDAIKSMEITA; encoded by the coding sequence ATGACCCCAGAGCTACCCAAGCCGATCGCCGAATTCGTTGCGGCCAACGCACATCTTAATGTCGACGCCATGCTGAAGCCGTTCGCGGCGGATGCCGTCGCCCACGATATGGGCAAGAGCCATCGGGGCCATGCCGAACTGCGAACCTGGTTCGAAGAGGAGGTGATCGCGGTCAAGGCGATCTTCACGCCGGATACCGCCCGCGAAGAGGATGGTCGGGTCGTGGTGGAAGGTCCCGCCCATGGCGATTTCAAGGGCAGTCCGATCCGCTTCACCTATCGCTTCGCCCTCGAAGGTGATGCGATCAAGTCGATGGAGATCACGGCATGA
- a CDS encoding LysR family transcriptional regulator produces MARHSLVELDAVIAVARKTSFRQAALELGMSTTALSNTIGKTERLLGVRLFNRTTRSVSLTDAGRNFVEQVAPALKGIHEAMEGVRSQQDTPSGVLRINAFATAAREILSPLILEFVRRYPKVHVDLVTEGRLVDIVADGFDIGVRSADLVPSDMIAVKLGRPRRFAVVASPAYFEHAEKPVVPPDLLDHACLRIRLPDGRLYPWHFEKNGQAVQIDVKGPVTLDEASLSRIAVLKATGIGFFMESDIRDDVEAGRLVQVLEDWTPPLAPLCLYYPGRKNPSAAFRAFIELAREFKAIATV; encoded by the coding sequence ATGGCACGTCATAGTCTCGTCGAACTCGACGCGGTGATCGCGGTCGCGCGGAAGACTTCATTCCGCCAGGCGGCGCTCGAACTCGGCATGTCGACGACTGCGCTCAGCAACACCATCGGCAAGACCGAGCGGCTTCTCGGCGTACGCCTGTTTAATCGGACGACGCGCAGCGTCTCACTGACAGACGCCGGGCGGAATTTCGTCGAACAGGTCGCGCCTGCACTCAAAGGCATCCATGAGGCAATGGAAGGCGTGCGGTCACAGCAGGACACGCCGTCCGGCGTGCTTCGGATCAACGCGTTCGCTACGGCAGCGCGTGAGATACTGTCGCCGCTCATCCTCGAATTCGTGCGGCGTTATCCGAAGGTCCATGTCGATCTCGTCACGGAAGGCCGGCTGGTCGATATCGTCGCTGACGGGTTCGACATAGGCGTGCGCAGCGCCGACCTTGTTCCAAGCGATATGATCGCGGTGAAACTTGGCAGGCCACGGCGGTTCGCCGTGGTCGCGTCGCCAGCGTATTTCGAGCATGCCGAAAAGCCGGTCGTCCCGCCAGACCTGCTCGATCACGCCTGTCTGCGCATCAGGTTGCCCGACGGCCGGCTGTATCCATGGCACTTTGAGAAGAATGGACAGGCGGTTCAAATCGACGTCAAAGGCCCTGTCACACTTGACGAGGCCAGCCTTTCCCGCATCGCTGTCCTGAAGGCGACGGGCATAGGATTCTTCATGGAGTCCGACATCCGTGATGATGTCGAGGCTGGCAGGTTGGTTCAGGTCCTGGAAGACTGGACGCCGCCATTGGCGCCCCTATGCCTTTATTATCCTGGCCGCAAAAACCCTTCGGCTGCGTTTCGCGCTTTCATTGAATTGGCACGTGAATTCAAAGCCATAGCAACGGTGTAA
- a CDS encoding tryptophan halogenase family protein, whose translation MAEKRRILIVGGGTAGWLTAAYLARFLDLPNKAEIEITLLESRALGIIGVGEGAFPTIRSTLEFIGIDEADFIRSTSATFKQGIRFDDWLYAPTSDGRRHRYLHPFEAPYYTEGTSLIPYWLLQDEAARRPFAEAVTIQGRVAGNCRGPKRPGEGSFSGPLNYAYHFDAHRLAALLGKRAGELGVRALEGLLTGVELDERGHISGIETREHGRLKADLYIDCSGFRAELIGKALGAPFKSVKHLLFADRALACKIPYDRPDAPIESVTIAAAHDAGWTWDIGLEGARGIGCVYASKYMDEAQAAKILRAYIGHDDFSARQLEFEPGYRETQWIGNCVAVGLSGGFVEPLESTGVVLIEAAVGMLAQLFPHAGPIDAPARQFNALMTARFDNIINFLKLHYCLSRREEPFWRDNADPGSIPEALQELLQRWRHRPPNRFDFLLDLESFAFFNYQYILYGMEYPTDLSGGRGDFPNVEAAEKLFDRIRGFSERATADLPEHRSLIAHINEPT comes from the coding sequence ATGGCGGAGAAGCGCAGAATCTTGATCGTAGGCGGCGGCACCGCGGGGTGGCTGACCGCGGCCTATCTGGCGCGCTTCCTCGATCTTCCGAACAAGGCGGAGATCGAGATCACCTTGCTGGAGTCGCGCGCGCTTGGGATCATTGGGGTGGGGGAAGGCGCGTTTCCGACCATTCGCTCGACCCTTGAGTTCATCGGCATCGACGAAGCCGACTTCATCCGCAGTACGTCGGCCACCTTCAAGCAAGGCATCCGCTTCGACGACTGGCTGTATGCGCCGACATCCGATGGCCGCCGCCATCGCTATCTGCATCCGTTCGAGGCGCCCTACTACACCGAGGGCACCAGCCTCATCCCCTATTGGCTGCTCCAGGACGAAGCTGCACGCCGGCCCTTTGCCGAGGCGGTAACGATCCAGGGCCGGGTGGCCGGGAACTGCCGCGGACCCAAGCGCCCCGGGGAAGGCAGCTTTTCGGGTCCGCTCAACTATGCCTATCATTTCGATGCCCACCGGCTCGCCGCGTTGCTTGGGAAGCGAGCTGGCGAATTGGGCGTGCGTGCGCTCGAAGGACTGCTGACAGGCGTCGAACTCGACGAACGCGGTCATATCTCTGGCATCGAAACGCGTGAGCATGGTCGGTTGAAGGCGGACCTCTATATCGACTGCTCGGGTTTTCGCGCGGAGCTGATCGGCAAAGCGTTGGGTGCGCCGTTCAAGTCGGTGAAGCACCTGTTGTTCGCCGACCGCGCCTTGGCCTGCAAGATTCCCTATGACCGGCCCGATGCGCCCATCGAGAGCGTCACTATCGCCGCCGCGCACGACGCGGGCTGGACCTGGGACATCGGGCTTGAGGGCGCCCGCGGCATCGGCTGCGTCTATGCGAGCAAGTACATGGATGAGGCGCAGGCTGCGAAGATCCTGCGCGCCTATATCGGCCATGACGACTTCTCGGCGCGGCAACTCGAATTCGAGCCGGGCTACCGGGAGACTCAGTGGATCGGCAATTGCGTGGCGGTCGGCCTGTCCGGGGGCTTTGTGGAACCCCTGGAATCGACGGGCGTAGTACTGATCGAAGCGGCGGTGGGCATGCTCGCCCAGCTCTTCCCGCATGCCGGTCCGATCGACGCGCCGGCACGCCAGTTTAATGCGCTGATGACGGCCCGCTTCGACAACATCATCAACTTCCTGAAACTCCATTATTGCCTGAGCCGGCGCGAGGAGCCGTTCTGGCGGGACAATGCGGACCCCGGTTCGATTCCGGAGGCCTTGCAGGAGCTGCTGCAACGATGGCGCCATCGCCCGCCCAATCGGTTCGATTTCCTGCTCGACCTCGAGAGCTTCGCGTTCTTCAACTACCAATACATCCTCTACGGGATGGAGTATCCGACGGATCTCTCCGGAGGTCGTGGAGACTTCCCCAATGTCGAAGCAGCCGAGAAGCTATTCGATCGCATCCGTGGATTCAGCGAACGCGCTACCGCGGATCTGCCGGAACATCGCAGTCTGATCGCGCATATCAATGAACCGACATAG